Sequence from the Acidimicrobiia bacterium genome:
CCGGGTAGCGCACCGGTTCGATGCGAGTTCCCGGCTCAGGGGAGAACGCCGAGGTGATGGCAACCCCCCGGGAGTGGTCCACGTCCGAAGACCGGGCAGTGGCCCCCACGATCGCCTCCGAGTTGGTTCGCACCAGGGCGCCGAGACGATCCGAGATCCGAGGCAGACGGCCCCGATCCCGGAGGCGCAGCAGGAGCCGCGTCGTGCCCAACCCGCCGGCGGCCACCACCACCTGAGAGGCGGTGAAGGTGCGGTGCCGGCGACGCAGCCAGGCGCCGGGACGGCGGGTGACCACCCGCCAGCCGCCATCCGCTTCTATCAGGTCCACCACCTGATGCTCGGCGAGCACCGTGGCGCCACCCTTCTCGGCGAGGTGCAGGTAGTTGAGGTCGAGGGTGTTCTTGGCCCGGAACCGGCAGCCCACCATGCAACCCCCGCACTGCCGGCAGCCGACTCGCTCGGGACCTGCACCGCCGAAGTAGGGGTCGGACACGGCGACGTCAGGCTCGCCGCGATGGACCCCGACACTCACGGCGTGATGGGTCTCCTCCGTACCGAAGTGCCGGGCGACGGCTGCCAAGACCCGGTCCGCCGGCGTGGTGGCGTCGGCCTCCACCGCTCCGAGCATCCGGCGCGCCTGGTCGTACCAGGGTGTCAGCTCCGCACTCCAGTCGGTGATCCCCGCCCACTGCGGGTCCTCGAAGAAGCGCTCGTCGGGCTCGATCAGCGTGTTGGCGTAGACCAGGGAGCCGCCCCCCACTCCCGATCCCGACAGCACCAGCGCCTGGCGCAGCAGGCTCATGCGCAGGATCCCCCTCAGACCGAGGCGGGGGAACCACAGGAACCGGCGCAGGTTCCAAGTGGTTCGGGCGAAGTCGTCGGGACCGAAGCGGCGGCCGGCCTCGAGCACCAGCACCCGATGGCCCTTCTCGGTGAGGCGGAGTGCGGTGACGCTCCCGCCGAACCCGGAGCCGATGACGATGACGTCGGCGTCGTGGCGGGAGGGCATCCCCGGAGGGTACCGGGGTGCGGGTTGCGGGGTCAGCCCCTAACGGCGGCCGCGGCGGGTGCGGAACCGGCGGGAGATCTCCACGTCCGACTTCTGGGTGAGCGTCACCCGGCCCGGCTCGTGCCCGGTGAGGTCGTCGAGGCGGGGATCGTTGCTGAACACCTTCACGATCTCGTAGTTGAGCCCCGAGGCCCTCTGCAGTCGCTGCACGTCCTCCACCTGGTCCCACTCCACGAGCGAAACGACCAGGCCGGTGTCACCTGCGCGAGCCGTCCGTCCCGACCGGTGCACGAACGACTTGTAGTCCTGGGGCGGGTCGTAGTGCATCACCACGTCCACGTCGTCGATGTGAAGGCCGCGGGCGGCGACGTTGGTGGCGACCACGGCGGGTAGCCGCCCCTCGGAGAAGTCGGCCAGTGTCTTCTCCCGGTCCTGCTGGCGCATGTCCCCGTGGAGGGCGCGGGC
This genomic interval carries:
- a CDS encoding GMC family oxidoreductase; translation: MPSRHDADVIVIGSGFGGSVTALRLTEKGHRVLVLEAGRRFGPDDFARTTWNLRRFLWFPRLGLRGILRMSLLRQALVLSGSGVGGGSLVYANTLIEPDERFFEDPQWAGITDWSAELTPWYDQARRMLGAVEADATTPADRVLAAVARHFGTEETHHAVSVGVHRGEPDVAVSDPYFGGAGPERVGCRQCGGCMVGCRFRAKNTLDLNYLHLAEKGGATVLAEHQVVDLIEADGGWRVVTRRPGAWLRRRHRTFTASQVVVAAGGLGTTRLLLRLRDRGRLPRISDRLGALVRTNSEAIVGATARSSDVDHSRGVAITSAFSPEPGTRIEPVRYPEGSSSMGLLATILVPGGRGPQPLRYLWHIVRAPLRWMRSLSVRRWARRSIVILVMQSADNSIRLETRRGLFGTRVTSRPGHGTPNPRWLPVAHEAARAAAAAMGGDPAASITESLMGKPVTAHLIGGAIIGSTPDVGVVDPYHRVFGHPGLHVVDGAAVPANLGANPSLTITAMAERAMAAWPNLGDPDPRPASGDPYRPVMVPPGNPLVPDSAPGALRLP